The DNA sequence CGCCAGCCTACAAATGCGCCAGCTGCAACAGCCTAAACAGCGAACCCCAGCTGATCATCAAATGCGACGACTGCGGCGCAACCGCCGACATCGACGATGAACCCGAAATCTTCCTCTACAAATACGCCGCCAACCCCCAGTTGCCCCTAAAGGAACTCCAGCAAATCAAACCCGTCGACGTCTGCGCCAAATACTTCAAGTCGCTGGGCTACAGCATCGTTGCCCCCGCGGTGGTTAGCGGCCGCTCGGGCACCCAGCATCTCTTTGATATGTTGGTTTTGGGCAGAGTCGGCTGGGTTGACCCCCAACAGAACGGGAATATGCCTCAGAAACCCGACAACGGCAACACCGCAGTGGAGGTAGTCATCTCAGGCAAACCCGTTAAACTCGAGGAGATCACGCGGATATACGGCAAAATCAGCGACATCGACAGCGACTTTCTGCTCTTCGTTATCCCGGGCCTTACGCCCAGCGCACGGAACTATGCGGAGGCATATGGAATGAAGGTTAGTGTTGGCAAAAACATCGAGGAAGCCTTGGCGAATTCCAAAATCCCCAAAGCCAACGGTGGAGAAGAAAAACCATGAGTACCCCCGACGCAGCCGCCTCAACCTATCCTTTTCCGGTTGATTAATGTGCAACGCCAAACCGTCCTCTACGGCGCACTCGTCGTCGTCACGTTATCGGTTGCCTCCCTGCTCATCGGAACCATCGACATCGTCGTAGCCATGGCATGCGCCTTAGGAGCCGACCTCTACGTCATCGGGTTATCCAAGCAGAAGCAAAGGCATTTTGTAGGCAGCCGCTTCGCGCCACTTCTGCTGGTCGCCGTGATTCCCGCCTGCGCCTCAGCGGTGCTTTACTTCTTTGGCTTTTTAGGCGGCTCCCTCTACGAGGGCATTTACCGCACAGCCACCACCACCGGCTTTAGCGTTGCCTTCTTCATCACCTCCTACCCCATCATCCCCGCCGCCAAATTCAAGCAGCTCGAAGACCACCTCCCCGACAACCATGCCTCCCCGTTGGTGTCGATTTTGGTGCCTGCCTACAACGAGCAGGGCGTTATCTCCCGCACCCTAACCAGCCTCGTCAACCTCAAATATGAACATAAAGAAATCATAGTCATCGACGACGGCTCAAGCGACCTCACGCGGTTTGTAGCTAAGGGATACGAGGACCAAGGCGTCAAAGTAGTCACTAAGCCCAACGGCGGCAAAGCCTCCGCACTCAACTATGGCTTGCTCTTCGCTAAAGGCGACATAGTCATCACCATAGATGCCGACAGCATGGTTACCCGCGACGCCGTTAACAAAATCGTGCAGGCGATGGAAAGCGACCCCAACAACGTCGCCGTCGCAGGCAACATAAAAGTCCTCAACAGCAAATCCACCCTCACCAAAATCCAGGAACTCGAATACATCATGGCAATCAACACCATCCGCCGCGCATTCGCCCTCTTTGGCGCAGTCATGGTTATACCCGGAGCCTTCGGGGCATTCAAAAAGAAAACCGTTATGGAAGTAGGCGGATACGACACTGATACCGTCACCGAGGACTTCGACATAACCATCAAGCTGCTGAAAACCCGCGGCGCCGTCAGCTCCAGCTCCACCGCACATGCCTACACAGAGGTGCCCTCGTCTTGGAAGGCGCTCTATAAGCAGAGGGTAAGATGGGGCACCGGCACCTTCCAAACCCTCATCAAGCACAAGGACATCTTTGCCAACAGCCGCTACGGCGCATTGCACAGCTTCGTGTTCCCCATTATGCTTTTCTCGCTGTTTAATCCACTGGCAAGCTTCATTGCGTTGGGCGCAGGGTTGATGCTGGCGCTCACCGGCGGATTTCTGTTGTTTGCGCGGATGATGGTTATGTTTATGCTGATTCAACTCTTCGTTTCGCTGCTTGCCCTCTCCATCGATAACGAGGGTAACGGCTTAGCGGTGTACTCGCCCTTCTTTGTCTTCATCTATAAGCAATTCATCGACTACGTTACAGTGGTCTCTATCATTAAGGCGCTTACTGGGAAAGAGAAAAAATGGCATAAACTGCAGCGGGAAGACGGCATGGAAGCCATCCGGGTCCGCGCAGGCTAAACCACTAGGGGATATACTGGAAGCTCTTGATGACAATTTCAACGGGTTGCCCATTTGAGGGCGCTTGGCCATTGTAGAGCCACAGGTTCATGTGGGCTTTAACGCCTGTAGCTGAGACTTGGCTGTTGCTGGTGAAGGACTTGATGATGTTGCCTGCTGGTTCCGATCCGAGGGGGTAGTGTCCTCCGAAGCTTTCAAAGTAGACTGATTTGGGGGTCCATTTGAAGTAGTGGGTGGTGTAGTCGCCGTATAACTGGAAGTTAAAGCTCCGCTGGTTTCTGTCCTCCACGTAGGGCTTAGGCTGCACTGTGAACCAGCCGTTTCTGTAGTTGCTTTCGCCCCATTTGGAGAATTCTATGTCCACTTCATGCCAGTCATCCTTGTAGGCGAATAAGCCCAAAACCACGTTTTTGTCGAGGTTGTCGGTGCGGCTGGCAAGGTAGAAGACGTAGGTGCCGTATCCGAAGGTTTGGGTGCAGGTTACCTCCGCGCAGTTCCATCTGCCGTTGCTGTAGGTGATTTTAAGATGCAGATAACCGTTGGAGTCAACCCAGACGTTTTGGGGGCTGCTGCTCCAGTAGTTGGGTCCGGGGTGGGCGCGTTGCTGGCTGTTTTCGATGTACCAGGTGTAGCCTGAGAACTGTATGGTGTTGGGTGCTGCGGCTGCGGTTGGTGTGTTGGATGTTAAGCCTAGGTAGAGGGGTGCAAGCAATGTGAGGGCCAAGATTATTGTGGTTGATGCGGTTTTTTGCATGGGTTTCACGGCGGCTATGTCTGCTTTTTTTGTACTTAAGGTATCTTATCAAGCGACTTAGGGTTTTGTTGCAATAAAATGAATTAACCTTGTCGGCTTGGAGGGTCCTAAATGGCTGGGTGTTTTACGCTAAAAATAGCCATTTACATAGCATTTTTTTCATGGAATAAATGCGTTTTTCATCGGTTTTTTATTTAAAACAGTCTTTTTTAGTAAAAGTTATTCAGGCTCTGAATAGTTTGGAAAAGCTTATATTGAATTTTAACTAAAAGGAAGTTAGCACTCGGTGATCTAGTTGAATAAAAAAACAATATACATTATCGTTGCGGTTTTAGTCGTCGTGATTGTTGTTGGCGTTGCAGGCGTTATGCTACTAAATAACGGTGGCACCCCCCCTGAAGCCACCCCCACACCCACTCCAGCGCCAAGCATTGCAGACGCGGAAACATTGACTTTCAGTGCCAACGTCACAAGCCAAGGACAAACTACAGAATACAAATGGTATGGCAAAGACATGCAATCAGATGCAGTAGTGCGTGTTGATCTAGCAACCTACGCCTACATCCTCGACACTGCTAGTGAAAAGTCATGGATAAGCACAGACAGCGGAGCGACATGGACAGCATCTACTTATGCAACTGACTATGCAGCATGGGGCGGCTATTGGACAGAATACACGGGTAAACTTGCCGGCTGGACAAGTGGCGACGTAAGCTACGAAAACTCCGCCGGAGAAGCAATCGTTCTCTTCAACATAACCATCGATCCCACAATCCCCGATACAACCTTTGCAACAAGTTAAACCGATTTGTTGGTAATCCACCAACATTTCTCCTTTTTTATTCTCATGATTAGTGTTAGTTATGTTTGGGTTGCATCTATAACTTCATACATAATGCTGCCCGCCGTTTTCATGTTGATTTGGTCGATTTCCTGAATCATGCGGTTCACCATCCGCCCCACCACCAAAACCAACACGTTAAGCCCACGCGAAGCAGCGATGGAGGCTGAGCGGCCGATTCCAAACTCAATATCCGCGTCCCTGCCCATCTTTGCCAGAACCGCCCTGCCCACTGCGCCCATGACGCCAACGCGGTCAGGCTTGAACTCTTCAAAGAGCGCCCGCACCTTCACTATGTCGGTTGCGTGGGAGCCGCCTTTGCGTATGCTGGGAAGCTTAACGATGAGAATTTTGCCCTGCTCAACGTGGACTGCGCCGTGTAGGTCTCTGAGCCCCAAATCTTCACCTGTCTGGGCGTCGGCGAGTGCGATGCCCCTGGCTTGGGTTTGGGGGCTGCTGGATGGTATGGTGTACATGACGCCTTCCCGCATGACCAGCCCCACTTCTTCCCCCGCCTTTACAGGCGCGGTGGCTATGGCGGGCCAGGCATGCTCGATTTTGAGGTCATGCTTGACTTCGTTAACGTAGGCTTCTAGGTTGCGCATGTCATCTCGGAGTTTGATGATGCCTTTTGGGGTGAGGCGGTAGTCGGCTCGTTCGCTGCCTGCTTCAAGGAGGCCTTCTCGGCTGAGTTTCTTGAAGTATTTGCTGATGGCTTGGATGGTGATGCCGAGTTTGTCGCTGATGTCTTTTTGTTTGATGTGGGGTTGGTTGCGCATGATTTCGAGGAGGATTTGGAATTTGGTGAATTCGCCTTTGTCTTTGAGGAGGATGTTTTGGGGCTGCTTCATGTTGTTTCAACTTGAATTTAACCTTAGTTAAACAAAAATTAATAAGCTTTGGGTTGGATAAACCAACCCCATATAGGGAACTAACATGAGGGACAAATCACCTTGAAATCATACATAAAATATGTAGCAGTATTGTTAACCGTAGTCATAATCGCCTCAGGCGCAGTAATCTACGTTAACTCCACAAACCCAAACACCACACAAAACGGAAGCATAACCATAGTAGACGACCAAGGGTACACAACCACCTTCTCAGAGGTACCCCAACGCATTGTCTCGTTGGCGCCCAGCGTCACACCCATCCTCTACGAAATAGGCGTAGGCGACAAAGTAGTCGGCTTAACACAATACGACGATTCCCCCTACAACTTCACCGCCTGGTTTGACGCTGGAAACATGACCTGTGTCGGCGGCTTCTCCACCCCCAACCTTGAAACCATCGCCACACTTGAGCCCGACGTAATATTCACAACCGATGTCAACGAAGAAACGATACCTAACATGCGTGAACTCGGCTACAAAGTCATAGTGCTGAGCGCTTCAAGCGTCGAAGACATATACAACGACATCGGATTAGTCGGAAACGCCACAGGCGCTGCCGCCAAAGCCACTGAAGTCATCACAGATTTGCGTTCACAGATAAGCGAGATACAAGCCACCATCGAAGCAGCCCACATCACCGAG is a window from the Candidatus Bathyarchaeota archaeon genome containing:
- a CDS encoding helical backbone metal receptor, which gives rise to MKSYIKYVAVLLTVVIIASGAVIYVNSTNPNTTQNGSITIVDDQGYTTTFSEVPQRIVSLAPSVTPILYEIGVGDKVVGLTQYDDSPYNFTAWFDAGNMTCVGGFSTPNLETIATLEPDVIFTTDVNEETIPNMRELGYKVIVLSASSVEDIYNDIGLVGNATGAAAKATEVITDLRSQISEIQATIEAAHITEKPTVYYEVYCSDSGIMTAGSTTWINDVIGLAGGVNIFNDQAQEFPYTSSEVVVQRNPGVIILPTNMGTGAPSYGSVADVKARSGWSSIDAIKNDRLYVIDQDIMSEPGIRVADQVQAVAACLYPQLF
- a CDS encoding glycoside hydrolase family 16 protein — its product is MQKTASTTIILALTLLAPLYLGLTSNTPTAAAAPNTIQFSGYTWYIENSQQRAHPGPNYWSSSPQNVWVDSNGYLHLKITYSNGRWNCAEVTCTQTFGYGTYVFYLASRTDNLDKNVVLGLFAYKDDWHEVDIEFSKWGESNYRNGWFTVQPKPYVEDRNQRSFNFQLYGDYTTHYFKWTPKSVYFESFGGHYPLGSEPAGNIIKSFTSNSQVSATGVKAHMNLWLYNGQAPSNGQPVEIVIKSFQYIP
- a CDS encoding winged helix-turn-helix transcriptional regulator: MKQPQNILLKDKGEFTKFQILLEIMRNQPHIKQKDISDKLGITIQAISKYFKKLSREGLLEAGSERADYRLTPKGIIKLRDDMRNLEAYVNEVKHDLKIEHAWPAIATAPVKAGEEVGLVMREGVMYTIPSSSPQTQARGIALADAQTGEDLGLRDLHGAVHVEQGKILIVKLPSIRKGGSHATDIVKVRALFEEFKPDRVGVMGAVGRAVLAKMGRDADIEFGIGRSASIAASRGLNVLVLVVGRMVNRMIQEIDQINMKTAGSIMYEVIDATQT
- a CDS encoding glycosyltransferase, with translation MQRQTVLYGALVVVTLSVASLLIGTIDIVVAMACALGADLYVIGLSKQKQRHFVGSRFAPLLLVAVIPACASAVLYFFGFLGGSLYEGIYRTATTTGFSVAFFITSYPIIPAAKFKQLEDHLPDNHASPLVSILVPAYNEQGVISRTLTSLVNLKYEHKEIIVIDDGSSDLTRFVAKGYEDQGVKVVTKPNGGKASALNYGLLFAKGDIVITIDADSMVTRDAVNKIVQAMESDPNNVAVAGNIKVLNSKSTLTKIQELEYIMAINTIRRAFALFGAVMVIPGAFGAFKKKTVMEVGGYDTDTVTEDFDITIKLLKTRGAVSSSSTAHAYTEVPSSWKALYKQRVRWGTGTFQTLIKHKDIFANSRYGALHSFVFPIMLFSLFNPLASFIALGAGLMLALTGGFLLFARMMVMFMLIQLFVSLLALSIDNEGNGLAVYSPFFVFIYKQFIDYVTVVSIIKALTGKEKKWHKLQREDGMEAIRVRAG